In Morococcus cerebrosus, a single genomic region encodes these proteins:
- the dapE gene encoding succinyl-diaminopimelate desuccinylase: MTETQSLELAKALISRPSVTPDDRDCQKLLAERLHKIGFAAEELHFGDTKNIWLRRGTQAPVVCFAGHTDVVPTGPVEKWDSHPFEPTERDGRLYGRGAADMKTSIACFVTACERFVAEHPDHQGSIALLITSDEEGDALDGTTKVVDVLKARDELIDYCIVGEPTAVDKLGDMIKNGRRGSLSGNLTVKGKQGHIAYPHLAINPVHTFAPALLELTQEVWDEGNEYFPPTSFQISNINGGTGATNVIPGELNVKFNFRFSTESTEAGLKQRVHTILDKHGVQYDLQWSCSGQPFLTHAGKLTNVARAAISETCGVETELSTTGGTSDGRFIKAIAKELIELGPSNATIHQINENVRLDDIPKLSAVYEGILARLLAEKAV; this comes from the coding sequence ATGACCGAAACCCAATCCCTAGAACTCGCCAAAGCGTTGATTTCCCGCCCGTCCGTTACCCCCGACGACCGAGATTGCCAAAAACTGCTTGCCGAACGCCTGCACAAAATCGGTTTTGCGGCTGAAGAACTCCATTTCGGCGACACCAAAAACATCTGGTTGCGACGCGGCACGCAGGCTCCCGTCGTCTGTTTTGCAGGGCATACCGACGTCGTGCCGACGGGCCCTGTTGAAAAATGGGATTCGCACCCGTTCGAACCGACCGAGCGCGACGGAAGATTATACGGGCGCGGCGCGGCGGACATGAAAACCAGCATCGCCTGCTTCGTTACCGCCTGCGAACGCTTCGTTGCCGAACATCCCGACCACCAAGGCAGCATTGCGCTCCTGATTACTTCCGACGAAGAGGGCGACGCGTTGGACGGCACGACCAAAGTCGTCGATGTATTGAAAGCGCGCGACGAGCTTATCGACTACTGCATCGTCGGCGAACCGACCGCCGTGGACAAATTGGGCGATATGATTAAAAACGGCCGGCGCGGCTCGCTGTCGGGCAACCTGACCGTCAAAGGCAAGCAAGGGCATATTGCTTATCCCCATTTGGCAATCAATCCCGTGCATACTTTTGCCCCGGCCTTGTTAGAGCTGACGCAGGAAGTCTGGGACGAAGGCAACGAATACTTCCCGCCGACCAGCTTTCAAATTTCCAATATCAACGGCGGTACAGGCGCGACCAATGTCATTCCGGGCGAGCTGAACGTCAAATTCAATTTCCGCTTCTCCACCGAGTCCACCGAAGCAGGGCTGAAACAACGCGTTCACACCATTTTGGACAAACACGGTGTGCAATACGATTTGCAGTGGTCGTGTTCGGGGCAGCCCTTCTTGACCCACGCGGGCAAACTGACCAACGTGGCACGCGCCGCCATCTCCGAAACCTGTGGCGTAGAGACCGAATTGTCCACCACCGGCGGCACTTCGGACGGACGCTTTATTAAAGCCATTGCGAAAGAACTCATCGAATTAGGCCCGTCCAATGCCACCATCCACCAAATCAACGAAAACGTGCGGCTGGACGACATTCCGAAGCTGTCGGCAGTGTATGAGGGGATATTGGCGCGGTTGTTGGCTGAAAAGGCCGTCTGA
- the ylqF gene encoding ribosome biogenesis GTPase YlqF has protein sequence MAIQWFPGHMNKAKKAIAERIKSVDMVIEMLDARMPASSENPLLAQLSKGKPKLKILNKQDLADPERTKIWLEHYNSRPDTRAIALDSSETGAHGKITQACRAMIPHRQGIEKPLRVLICGIPNVGKSTLINGMIGKKSAKTGNEPGITKAEQRLFLADDFWLYDTPGMLWPKIIVEEGGYNLAAGGAVGRNALDEEEVALELLDYLRRHYLPMLQERYQADKDPSSHWDDNSWLEWIAKKRGAVLSGGRVNYQKAAENILTDFREGKIGRITLETPNQWETWLKKARQKEAELKAIREARKAERKGQKPADE, from the coding sequence ATGGCAATCCAATGGTTTCCCGGCCACATGAACAAAGCAAAAAAAGCCATCGCCGAACGCATCAAAAGCGTCGATATGGTGATTGAAATGCTGGACGCGCGTATGCCCGCCTCCAGCGAAAACCCCCTGCTTGCCCAGCTTTCCAAAGGCAAACCCAAACTCAAAATCCTCAACAAACAAGACCTTGCCGACCCCGAGCGCACCAAAATCTGGCTCGAACACTACAATAGCCGCCCCGACACCCGCGCCATCGCCCTCGATTCCTCCGAAACCGGCGCACACGGCAAAATCACCCAAGCCTGCCGCGCCATGATTCCCCACCGCCAAGGCATAGAAAAACCCCTGCGCGTCCTCATCTGCGGCATCCCCAACGTCGGCAAATCCACCCTCATCAACGGCATGATAGGCAAAAAATCCGCCAAAACCGGCAACGAACCCGGCATCACCAAAGCCGAACAACGCCTCTTCCTCGCCGACGACTTCTGGCTCTACGACACCCCCGGAATGCTGTGGCCGAAAATCATCGTCGAAGAAGGCGGCTACAACCTCGCCGCCGGCGGCGCAGTCGGACGCAACGCGCTGGACGAAGAAGAAGTCGCCCTTGAGCTTTTAGACTACCTCCGCCGCCACTACCTCCCCATGTTGCAAGAACGCTACCAAGCCGACAAAGATCCCAGCAGCCACTGGGACGACAACTCCTGGCTTGAATGGATAGCCAAAAAACGCGGCGCAGTCCTCAGCGGCGGACGGGTCAACTACCAAAAAGCCGCCGAAAACATCCTCACCGACTTCCGCGAAGGCAAAATCGGCAGAATCACCCTCGAAACGCCGAACCAATGGGAAACATGGCTCAAAAAAGCCCGCCAAAAAGAAGCCGAACTCAAAGCCATTCGCGAAGCCAGAAAGGCAGAACGTAAAGGGCAGAAGCCTGCGGACGAGTAG
- the rapZ gene encoding RNase adapter RapZ, whose amino-acid sequence MKIVLISGLSGSGKSVALKQLEDLGYFCVDNLPLEMLPSLVLHHIERADETKLGVSVDVRSGINIQEAQEQIQYLRDEGHQVEVLFVEAEESVLVRRFSETRRGHPLSGLNLTLLESLQKEREWLFPLKDIAYCIDTSKMNAQQLRYAVQQWLNIERRGLLVILESFGFKYGVPNNADFMFDMRSLPNPYYDPELRPYTGMDAPIQAYLDQQPLAQEMVDDIDHFMNHWLPRLQKESRSYVTIAIGCTGGQHRSVYVVEKLAQRLQGHYELLVRHRQAQNLSGR is encoded by the coding sequence ATGAAAATCGTCCTGATTAGCGGATTGTCCGGCTCGGGCAAGTCCGTTGCCCTCAAACAGCTTGAAGACCTCGGCTATTTCTGCGTGGACAACCTGCCGCTGGAAATGCTGCCTTCGCTGGTGCTGCACCATATCGAGCGCGCCGATGAAACCAAACTCGGCGTGAGCGTCGATGTCCGTTCCGGTATCAACATTCAGGAAGCGCAGGAGCAAATCCAATACCTGCGCGATGAAGGCCATCAGGTCGAAGTATTGTTTGTGGAGGCAGAAGAAAGCGTGCTGGTGCGCCGTTTTTCCGAAACGCGGCGCGGCCATCCGCTGTCTGGACTGAACCTTACCCTGCTGGAAAGCCTGCAAAAAGAGCGCGAATGGCTGTTCCCGCTTAAAGACATCGCCTACTGCATCGATACATCCAAAATGAACGCGCAGCAACTGCGTTATGCCGTTCAACAATGGCTCAACATCGAGCGCAGGGGGCTTTTGGTTATCCTCGAGTCTTTCGGCTTCAAATACGGCGTGCCGAACAACGCCGATTTCATGTTCGATATGCGCAGCCTGCCCAATCCCTATTACGATCCCGAGCTGCGCCCCTACACCGGCATGGATGCCCCCATTCAAGCGTATCTCGACCAGCAGCCCCTGGCGCAGGAAATGGTGGACGATATCGACCACTTTATGAACCACTGGCTCCCGCGCCTGCAAAAAGAAAGCCGCAGCTACGTTACCATCGCCATCGGCTGTACCGGCGGGCAGCACCGTTCCGTCTATGTCGTCGAAAAACTCGCCCAACGCCTGCAAGGGCATTACGAACTGCTGGTCCGCCACAGACAGGCGCAAAACCTGTCCGGACGTTGA
- the hprK gene encoding HPr(Ser) kinase/phosphatase translates to MPSISVRRLFSDNQHKLQLAWAAGNSGADNRIGVEADKPVLALVGHLNFIHPNQIQVVGVAEAEYLKRLESGELNYDFGELFDIPMSLVIVANGLAVSPKLRDYCHKNDIPLLTSKLESPYLMDVLRIYLQRTLATSIVKHGVFLDVFEVGVLITGHSGLGKSELALELISRGHSLIADDAVELFRTGPETLEGRCPPMLRDFLEVRGLGILNIRHIFGETSIRPKKILQLIINLVAADDDYMKQLDRLSIRTETESILNVNVRSVTLPVAVGRNLAVLVEAAVRNYILQLRGKDSTKEFLERHQTQLKENEQNHENRPD, encoded by the coding sequence ATGCCCAGTATATCCGTCCGCCGCCTGTTTTCCGACAATCAGCACAAGCTCCAACTTGCTTGGGCGGCAGGCAATTCGGGTGCGGACAACCGCATCGGAGTAGAGGCCGACAAACCCGTTTTGGCGTTGGTCGGCCATTTGAATTTTATCCATCCCAATCAAATCCAAGTCGTCGGTGTTGCCGAAGCCGAATATCTCAAGCGTCTCGAATCGGGCGAGTTGAATTACGATTTCGGCGAACTCTTCGATATTCCCATGTCGCTGGTCATCGTTGCCAACGGTCTGGCGGTTTCGCCCAAATTGCGCGATTACTGCCATAAAAACGACATCCCGCTCTTGACTTCCAAGCTCGAAAGCCCGTATTTGATGGACGTGTTGCGGATTTATCTGCAACGCACGCTGGCGACTTCCATCGTCAAGCATGGCGTATTCCTCGATGTATTTGAAGTCGGCGTGTTGATTACCGGTCATTCCGGCTTGGGTAAAAGCGAGTTGGCGTTGGAATTGATTTCGCGCGGACACAGCCTGATTGCCGATGATGCGGTCGAGCTTTTCCGCACCGGACCCGAAACGCTCGAAGGCCGCTGCCCGCCGATGCTGCGCGATTTCCTTGAAGTGCGTGGGTTAGGCATACTCAACATCCGCCACATTTTCGGCGAAACTTCCATCCGTCCGAAAAAAATCCTCCAGTTGATTATCAACCTGGTCGCTGCCGACGACGATTACATGAAGCAGCTCGACCGCTTGAGCATACGCACGGAAACCGAGTCCATCCTCAACGTCAACGTCCGTTCCGTCACCCTGCCTGTCGCCGTAGGCCGCAACCTTGCCGTATTGGTTGAAGCGGCGGTGCGCAACTACATCCTCCAGTTGCGCGGCAAAGACAGTACCAAAGAATTCCTCGAACGCCATCAAACACAACTCAAAGAAAACGAACAAAACCATGAAAATCGTCCTGATTAG
- the ptsN gene encoding PTS IIA-like nitrogen regulatory protein PtsN gives MSLIGEILPLSHIVLDLEVGSKKRLFEEAGLLLEHEAELPHGDVFDCLFAREKLGSTGLGQGVAIPHGRHACVKKATGAFIRTKEPVAFDAPDGKPVSLIFTLLVPENATGEHLEVLSKLAGRFSQKAVREALMSATSAEEVRKLLAEE, from the coding sequence ATGAGCCTTATCGGCGAAATTTTGCCTTTGTCCCATATCGTTTTAGACTTGGAAGTCGGCAGCAAAAAACGCTTGTTTGAAGAAGCGGGCCTGCTGCTTGAACATGAAGCAGAATTACCTCACGGCGATGTCTTCGACTGCCTGTTTGCCCGCGAAAAGCTGGGTTCGACCGGCTTGGGGCAGGGCGTCGCCATCCCGCACGGCCGTCATGCCTGCGTGAAAAAAGCCACCGGCGCGTTTATCCGCACGAAAGAACCGGTCGCTTTCGATGCGCCCGACGGCAAACCCGTATCCCTGATTTTCACTTTGTTGGTGCCGGAAAATGCGACTGGCGAGCATTTGGAAGTCTTGTCCAAACTGGCGGGCAGGTTCTCGCAAAAAGCCGTCCGTGAAGCCTTGATGTCCGCAACCTCTGCCGAGGAGGTGCGCAAACTTCTGGCAGAAGAGTAA
- a CDS encoding IS30 family transposase — translation MSYTQLTQDERYHIQYLSRHCTIAEIAKQLNRHKSTIAEIAKQLNRHKSTISREIKRHCIQGQQYSADKAQRQNRLTKQHRRKPYKLDSQLVQHIDTLIRRKLSPEQVCAYLHKHHGITLHHSTVYRYLRQDKSNGGTLWQHLRICSKPYRKRYGSTWTRGKVPDRVGIENRPAIVDQKTRIGDWEADTIVGKNQKSALLTLVERTTRYTIICKLKNLKAEDTARAAIRVLKAYKARVHTITMDNGKEFYQHTKIAKALKAKTYFCRPYHSWEKGLNENTNGLIRQYFPKQTDFRNISDREIRRVQDELNHRPRKTLGYETPSVLFLNLFQPLVP, via the coding sequence ATGAGCTACACACAACTGACCCAAGACGAACGATACCATATCCAATACCTGTCCCGCCACTGCACCATCGCCGAAATCGCCAAACAGCTCAACCGCCACAAAAGCACCATCGCCGAAATCGCCAAACAGCTCAACCGCCACAAAAGCACCATCAGCCGAGAAATCAAGCGGCACTGCATCCAAGGACAGCAATACAGCGCCGATAAAGCCCAACGGCAAAACCGGCTGACCAAACAGCACCGGCGAAAACCCTATAAGCTCGATTCGCAGCTGGTTCAACACATCGACACCCTTATCCGCCGCAAACTCAGTCCCGAACAAGTATGTGCCTACCTGCATAAACACCACGGGATCACACTCCATCACAGCACCGTTTACCGCTACCTCCGCCAAGACAAAAGCAACGGCGGCACTTTGTGGCAACACCTCAGAATATGCAGCAAACCCTACCGCAAACGCTACGGCAGCACATGGACCAGAGGCAAAGTGCCCGACCGCGTCGGCATAGAAAACCGACCTGCTATCGTCGACCAGAAAACCCGCATCGGCGATTGGGAGGCCGACACCATCGTCGGCAAAAATCAGAAAAGCGCGTTATTGACCTTGGTCGAACGCACTACCCGCTACACCATCATCTGCAAATTAAAGAACTTAAAAGCCGAAGACACTGCCCGGGCGGCCATTAGGGTATTAAAGGCATATAAAGCCAGAGTCCACACCATCACCATGGATAACGGCAAAGAGTTCTACCAACACACCAAAATAGCCAAAGCCTTGAAGGCGAAAACCTATTTTTGCCGCCCTTACCATTCTTGGGAGAAAGGGCTGAATGAGAACACCAATGGACTCATCCGGCAATATTTCCCCAAACAAACCGATTTCCGAAACATCAGCGATCGGGAGATACGCAGGGTTCAAGATGAGTTGAACCACCGGCCGAGAAAAACACTTGGCTACGAAACGCCAAGTGTTTTATTCTTAAATCTGTTCCAACCACTGGTACCCTAG